CAACAAGCTAGACAATTTGTAAAACAAGATTTTTTAGACTTTGATATTATTTATGCTATGGACAATTCTAACTATAATAATATTATAGCTTTAGCAGAAAATGATATTCAAAAATCAAAAGTAAATCTAATATTAAACGAAAGTCAACCAAATCTAAATTTAGACGTACCAGATCCATATTATGGTGGTGACAAAGGGTTTGAAACTGTATTTAATATGCTTGATGATGCATGTAATGAGATTAAAATTAGATTAAGTAAACTAACATAAGTTTTATATATTTATAAACTATGACTAAAGGCAAATTATATTTAATTCCGTGTACACTTGGCGAGTCCAATCCATTTCATGTTTTACCTGCTCAGGTAAAAACGATTATTGATAGTTTGGATACTTTTGTTGTTGAAAACTCCAAAGCAGCTAGAAAATTTATAAAATCTATAGCTCCTGAAAAACCACAATCTAGCTTAACCCTATTTGAATTAAATAAATTTACCGAAGCTGCAGATTTACCTAATTTTATACAGCCTTGTTTAGAAGGTAAAACTATTGGTTTAATATCTGATGCTGGTTGTCCTGGAATTGCAGATCCTGGAGCTGACATTGTTAGTTTAGCTCATAAAAATGACATCCAAGTTGTTCCATTAGTTGGACCATCCTCTATCCTACTTGCTATGATGGCTTCTGGTATGAATGGTCAAAGTTTTGCTTTTAATGGTTATTTACCTATAGATAAAGGAGAGCGTAAAGCAGAATTAAAACGCTTAGAACGTTTAAGTTTTGAACATAACCAGACACAGTCTTTTATTGAAACACCTTACCGAAACAATAAATTATTAGAAGATTTATGTAACACATTAAGCGAAAACACAGAAATTTGCGTGGCGTGTGATATAACATTACCTACTGAGTTTATTAAAACAAAAACAGTAAATCAATGGAAAAAAAATAGTGTTGACCTACATAAAAGACCAACACTATTTATAATACACAAAAGCTTTTAAGCGCTTTCATATTTTACTCTAACCTTTTTAACAGGTTTAATTAACGAGGTATCATAACCCGAAAACTTTTTCATGTAATACTTAATAGTTGCACCATTTGCATCTGCAAAACCGGTTTCGCCATAACTTCTAAGAAATTTTTTAACACTACCTGGACCAGCTAAATGTGCAGCTGCAAGTATACCAGACTCGGTTACCTTCACACCTTTAATAAGTTTTCCTTTAAAACGTTTAATATCCTTACGCAAAACCCATTTATTACGCTGCGTATTTGCTATAAATGCTTTTTCTTGTAATTCTGGATTGTTTAAAAAGAATTGTGGATGATGGATACCTAATACTTTTAAGGTACTTTTCCCAAATTGATATTTACCTAAGTAACCAAATTGGTTAACTCTAAAATAATCATTTTGAGACTCCTTAAAACCTAAAGCTTCTTTAAAACCCGTAAATGATTTTCCTAGATGTGGCGAAAAAATTTTTTGTTGATTTATTGCTAAATCCTGACTCTCTAAATCATTAATATCGTATCGCTCAATTAGTTTTGCATTACCTTCTGTTTGGTCAAAGACAACTAATACTAATATTGATATTGTAAGTACTATTGATATAAACTTTCCAATATTTTTTTTCATTTGTATTGATTTAAAAGTCTATAAATTAATAAGGGATAGACTTAAATTTCAGCGTGCAAATATACGAAAAAAAATTAAATACTGATAATCAATATGTTAACTTATGTTAAAAGTACAAAAGGTGTCCTTTTACCTTTCCATTGTCATTTAATTGAATTGTAGGAAAAGGAATTTTTATAACGTTTACAACGTTAAAAACTTGTTTTAAAAATGTAGAATTAGTTTTAATTTTGGTTAAGTCCATATCTAAACTTAAATAAAATTGTCTGCTTCGTTTTTGGTTAGTAAAATCTAAATTTTGAAGACTAGCATTACCATACAATAAGCCATCAACACCATAACCTAATGCTACATTTAACCATTTAGGTAATTTTGTGTCTTTAAAAAATGACTGTATGTTGGCACTTAACCAATAGGTTTGTCCATTATAATCTTTAATAATCTCTTCAAGTAAACCTTTACCCAATTTTTCAGGATTTTGATTAGCGTAAGGACTTTGACTAAAAGAGTATTTTAATTGAATGCGTTGTTCATCCCAAAGTAATTCTTGTCCAATATATAAACCTGCTCCAGCTGCATTTGCTGTAAAATCTCCCCAAGAAAAACCCCATTCTTCTGAAAAACCATCTAAAACTTCGACAGCTGTTAAAAATGAAAAACCTATTGTTGCGCCATATAACAACTGATTTTTTTTGCTAACACCACTCCAATTTAAAGTTTGAGCTCCAAATTTACCAAGTTGATAGGCAGAAAAACTGTGACCTAATTTATCCATTTTAAACCACTCAGAATTATCGTTTGTGGTATGAAATTTTGAACGTTCATAATCTGAATACCATAACGTATTTAAACCAACAATTGACAAAGTGGCCAAACTGGTTTGAGTAATTATTAAACCTTGTTTACGTTTTGTATTAAGGGTATCACTAGGTTTAAAAAACGAGTCGTCATCAATTTGCCCTAAAGCTAAAATTGAAGTCAAAGAAAGTAATAAAGTGATTATTTTATTCAAAAAAAATTATCTGTTAACACCTTGACTATTAATCCAACGTACATATTCGTTTTTATTGGCATTATGTTGACTTAAGGTTTTAGCAAATTTATGATATCCAAAGTTTTGCACATTAGCGACAAAGTAATAGTAATCATGAGATTCTGGATTTAGTACAGCATCAATTGCTGACACATCAGGCATTGTTATTGGACCAGGAGGAATACCAGCATATTTATACGTGTTGTATGGCGAATCAATTTCAAGGTCTTTATATAACACACGTTTTATAATTTGATCAAAATTGTTTTCTTTTAACTTTTTAGAAAATATCACAGTAGGATCTGCTTGTAATGGCATTCCTTTTTTTATTCTATTTAAATATACTCCAGCTACTCGTGGTCTTTCGTCAACTTTAGCAGTTTCTTTTTGTACGATGGATGCTATGGTCATAACCTCGTTAACGGATAGGTTTAAAGCTTTACGCTTTGTTTGTCTAGTGGTATTCCAAAAACGATAATATTCTTTTAACATACGTTCTCTAAAACCTTCGGCTGACGTATTCCAAAAAAACTCATAACTATTAGGTACATACATATTTAAAACTGTTGCATCTGTAAACTTATGCTCTTTTAAAAAAGTATTATCCGTCATTACAGATAAAAGCTGTAAACTATCCGGTTCAATTTGTTGTGCTATACGACCTGCAAGATTTTGTATACGCTCTTGATTGTTAAAACTTAATTTAATTGGAATGTTTTTACTTCTAATTGAGTTTATAATATCATTATTACTCATGTTTTTAGTAATAGCAAAACGTCCCGCTTTTATATTAGTTGTGTATTTTTTTTGCTTTGCTAAAGCATCAAAACTGTCAATATCTTTTAATAAAGGGATCAATTGCGCTCTTACTTGATCGTAATTTGCATTAGTTGGAACATATATATAAGCTTTGTCGTTATTAAAAGCTGTATTTTTTTCAAACATGGCTCCATAAATAAAATAGGCAAAATAAGCTGCTACGACTAAACCAATTAAGGCAATAGCTAATAAAATTTTTTTAATGTACATCTGTATTAATCAATTGAAATAAATATTCGTTTTTAAAGTGACCGTTTAAATAATTCCAGTCTTTTTTTAATCCTATTTTCTTAAAGCCTTGACTTTTAAAAAGTGCTAAACTTGCAGTATTATCTTCACTTATATTACAATATAACTGATGTAAATCTAAATGTTTAAAACAATAATTAGTCAATAATTGCAAAGCTTCTTTACCATGCCCTTTTTGTCTATTAGCAGTATCTTTTACTAAAATACCAATACCTGCTCTTCTGTTTTTATAATCAAAATCAAAAACATCAATCATTCCTATTGCATCTTCATCTTTATTACAAATGACCAATCGTAATTGTTTGACTTCATAAATGTCCTTGTGTGCGTGGTCTAAATACTGTTTGATAAGGTATTTGGAATATGGTGTTATCGTGTTGCTAATTTCCCAAATGGATTCGTCATTTTCTATTTGGTGTATAAATGACAAATCTTCAGGCTCTAAGGCTCTTAAATTTATATGTTTACCTTGTAATGTTAGCATGTAATTTCGCCTTTAAAAACCTGTTTTGCAGGTCCTATTAGCATGACGTTTTTATAAACATTTTCTGTTTTTGTAAAAGACACTTTTAACTGTCCACCTTGTACATTAAGATTTACTGTGGACGCTGTACTTTGACCTGTCTCATGCATGGCTATAGCGACTGCTGTTGCACCTGTACCACAAGATAAAGTTTCATCTTCTACTCCTCTTTCATAGGTTCTTAACGCAAAAGTATCTTCGTTAATTTTTTCAACAAAATTTACGTTGCTTCCTGCTTTATTATAAGGTTGTCCATATCTAATTTTTGAACCTTCCGTTTTAACATCAAAATTAACTAAGTCCTCAACAAACTGAACGTGATGTGGCGATCCTGTGTCTAAAAATTGATGTTGTTTAAAGACTTCAATGGTATCAACATCTTTCATTTGTAGATGTATTAAACCATCTGTCAATTTTGCATAATGCAAACCGTCTATCGCTTCAAAAGTGGTTTCATGTTTTACAATCTGCAAAAATTCCGCGAAAGCGACAATACAACGTCCACCATTACCACACATTGTACTTTGGTTTCCGTCTGCATTGTAATACACCATTTTAAAATCTACAGATGGGTGATTTTCTAGTAAAATTAGCCCATCTGCTCCTATTCCAAATCTACGATCACATAAAAATGCAACAAGTTTGGTATTATTTTTGTCGAATAAGTTTTGCCTATTATCAATCATGACAAAGTCATTACCTGTTCCTTGATATTTATAAAAAGTCAATGTCATTGGGCTGAAAAATTGAATGACAAATATAAGTTTTTTCAGTTGTTAAAACGTCGTTAAAGTTGAAATAGACATTCAATATTTAATTAATTTTAATCGTTATCTAATAAATCTAAACTAAGTATTTTATGAAGAAGATGTTAACTTTGGTTTTAGTTTCGGTATTAGGAGGTGCAATTACCCTAGGAACATACAAAACCTTTCTTGAAAAAGACAACGCACAAATTGCAACAAACACAATACAGGATAATCCTGTTTTTTTACCTACCAATTATAAAACAACCACAACTGCTTTAGCTGCTAATGATGGTATTAGCTTTACCAATGCTGCAGACAAAACAGTACATGCTGTGGTACACGTTAAAAATGTGGCATTAAATACAGCACAACCTACATTACAAGACTTATTTTATGGTCGTGTACCTCAAAAAAGGCAACTTGGTACTGGTAGTGGTGTAATTATTTCACCTGATGGTTACATTATTACTAATAATCATGTTATTGAGGACTCACAACAATTAAGTGTTACCTTAAATGACAATCGTACCTTAACAGCTAAAATTATTGGTACTGATCCAAAAACAGACATTGCATTATTAAAAGTTGAAAGTGACGAGCAATTACCTTATACAACGTTTGGTGATAGTGATACTGCTAAAATTGGCGAATGGGTTTTAGCTGTTGGTAATCCGTTTAACTTAACATCCACAGTTACTGCAGGTATTATTAGTGCTAAATCTAGAGATTTAAGTGGACAAAGCACACAGTCTTTTATCCAAACAGATGCTGCTGTTAATCCAGGAAACTCCGGAGGAGCCTTAGTTAATACTGCTGGAGAATTGATTGGTATTAATACAGCAATTACTTCTCAAACAGGTTCTTATATTGGTTACTCTTTTGCTGTACCTAGTAATATTGCTAAAAAAGTAGTACAAGATATTATGGAGTTTGGTAATGTCCAAAATGGTATTTTGGGTGTTATTGGAGGTTCATTAAATAGTACGTATGCAGAAAAATTAGGTGTGGCAGAAACCGAAGGGTTTTACGTGGATGACGTTGAGGAAGACACTGGAGCTGCTGAAGCTGGTATTAAAAGTGGTGATATTATTAAAATGATTGATAATATTAAAATTAAAAAATTCTCGGATTTAAGAGGCTTTTTGGATGCCAAACGTCCTAATGATGTTGTTAACGTAACTTTATTACGTGATGGACAAACTAAGGAGGTTGCTGTTACTTTACTAAAAAACAACACCTATATTTTACCTGTTATTGGTGTTATTAAAAATGCAAAACCAGAAGACTTAAAAAAATACAAAACTAAAAATGGTGTAAAAATCACTAAAGTAAATGGTACCTATGGTCAATATTTACAAAGGGAAGGTATTGAAGCTGGTAACATAATTACTGCCATTAATAACATAAAAGTAAATACTATTGAAGATGTTGATAACGTTTTAAAAAACAGAGACACGTATCAACCATTAAGCATCGAGCTAATAAACTCCAAAGGAGAGAAAAACAGATATGGTTTAAGATAATTAATTATCCAACCTAAATAGAAAGCACTTAATTAGTAAAATTAAGTGCTTTTATTTTTTTATACTTTTTCCTTTACGAAATCGTTTGAAATCAATACTTTTGCCGAAAATTTACATAATAAATTAACAACACACACTAAATAATTTAAAATGTCCATTAACGAAACTTACGAAAACGAATTAGCGTTTCAAGCAGACAGAAGACGAGCTACCGTAGAATTTATTAAAATTGTTAGCGATTTATGGTATGACAAATCTATCGAATTGGTGATTTTTAGAAACCAATTAATTGACAGAAATGTATCCGAAATTTTAAACCTGCATGAATATGCTGGCGAGTTTGTACAAAAACCAATCTCAATTTTTGATTCTGTAGAGATTGCACAAGCTATCAAAACTTTAGATGTACCTCCTGCTAAATTAGATATTGGTAAATTAACGTATGAGTATCATTTAGAAGAAAAAAAATACAGCAATGCTTTAGCTTTTGTATCCAACAAGCTTAAAGGTGCTAGTAAAACTAAAGATATCACACCTAAAGATGTGGTACTTTATGGATTTGGTCGTATTGGTCGTTTAGTAGCTAGAGAGCTTATGACACGTACTGGTAAAGGAAGTCAATTACGTTTACGTGCTATAGTAA
The genomic region above belongs to Olleya sp. Hel_I_94 and contains:
- a CDS encoding trypsin-like peptidase domain-containing protein, with protein sequence MKKMLTLVLVSVLGGAITLGTYKTFLEKDNAQIATNTIQDNPVFLPTNYKTTTTALAANDGISFTNAADKTVHAVVHVKNVALNTAQPTLQDLFYGRVPQKRQLGTGSGVIISPDGYIITNNHVIEDSQQLSVTLNDNRTLTAKIIGTDPKTDIALLKVESDEQLPYTTFGDSDTAKIGEWVLAVGNPFNLTSTVTAGIISAKSRDLSGQSTQSFIQTDAAVNPGNSGGALVNTAGELIGINTAITSQTGSYIGYSFAVPSNIAKKVVQDIMEFGNVQNGILGVIGGSLNSTYAEKLGVAETEGFYVDDVEEDTGAAEAGIKSGDIIKMIDNIKIKKFSDLRGFLDAKRPNDVVNVTLLRDGQTKEVAVTLLKNNTYILPVIGVIKNAKPEDLKKYKTKNGVKITKVNGTYGQYLQREGIEAGNIITAINNIKVNTIEDVDNVLKNRDTYQPLSIELINSKGEKNRYGLR
- a CDS encoding SAM-dependent methyltransferase, producing the protein MTKGKLYLIPCTLGESNPFHVLPAQVKTIIDSLDTFVVENSKAARKFIKSIAPEKPQSSLTLFELNKFTEAADLPNFIQPCLEGKTIGLISDAGCPGIADPGADIVSLAHKNDIQVVPLVGPSSILLAMMASGMNGQSFAFNGYLPIDKGERKAELKRLERLSFEHNQTQSFIETPYRNNKLLEDLCNTLSENTEICVACDITLPTEFIKTKTVNQWKKNSVDLHKRPTLFIIHKSF
- the mltG gene encoding endolytic transglycosylase MltG, which translates into the protein MYIKKILLAIALIGLVVAAYFAYFIYGAMFEKNTAFNNDKAYIYVPTNANYDQVRAQLIPLLKDIDSFDALAKQKKYTTNIKAGRFAITKNMSNNDIINSIRSKNIPIKLSFNNQERIQNLAGRIAQQIEPDSLQLLSVMTDNTFLKEHKFTDATVLNMYVPNSYEFFWNTSAEGFRERMLKEYYRFWNTTRQTKRKALNLSVNEVMTIASIVQKETAKVDERPRVAGVYLNRIKKGMPLQADPTVIFSKKLKENNFDQIIKRVLYKDLEIDSPYNTYKYAGIPPGPITMPDVSAIDAVLNPESHDYYYFVANVQNFGYHKFAKTLSQHNANKNEYVRWINSQGVNR
- a CDS encoding GNAT family N-acetyltransferase, translated to MLTLQGKHINLRALEPEDLSFIHQIENDESIWEISNTITPYSKYLIKQYLDHAHKDIYEVKQLRLVICNKDEDAIGMIDVFDFDYKNRRAGIGILVKDTANRQKGHGKEALQLLTNYCFKHLDLHQLYCNISEDNTASLALFKSQGFKKIGLKKDWNYLNGHFKNEYLFQLINTDVH
- a CDS encoding peptidoglycan-binding protein LysM; its protein translation is MKKNIGKFISIVLTISILVLVVFDQTEGNAKLIERYDINDLESQDLAINQQKIFSPHLGKSFTGFKEALGFKESQNDYFRVNQFGYLGKYQFGKSTLKVLGIHHPQFFLNNPELQEKAFIANTQRNKWVLRKDIKRFKGKLIKGVKVTESGILAAAHLAGPGSVKKFLRSYGETGFADANGATIKYYMKKFSGYDTSLIKPVKKVRVKYESA
- a CDS encoding DUF2279 domain-containing protein is translated as MNKIITLLLSLTSILALGQIDDDSFFKPSDTLNTKRKQGLIITQTSLATLSIVGLNTLWYSDYERSKFHTTNDNSEWFKMDKLGHSFSAYQLGKFGAQTLNWSGVSKKNQLLYGATIGFSFLTAVEVLDGFSEEWGFSWGDFTANAAGAGLYIGQELLWDEQRIQLKYSFSQSPYANQNPEKLGKGLLEEIIKDYNGQTYWLSANIQSFFKDTKLPKWLNVALGYGVDGLLYGNASLQNLDFTNQKRSRQFYLSLDMDLTKIKTNSTFLKQVFNVVNVIKIPFPTIQLNDNGKVKGHLLYF
- a CDS encoding low molecular weight protein-tyrosine-phosphatase gives rise to the protein MTKILMVCLGNICRSPLAEGILQSKLDNHLYFVDSAGTSSYHIGNKPDPRSIAIAKQKGIDITQQQARQFVKQDFLDFDIIYAMDNSNYNNIIALAENDIQKSKVNLILNESQPNLNLDVPDPYYGGDKGFETVFNMLDDACNEIKIRLSKLT
- the dapF gene encoding diaminopimelate epimerase; the encoded protein is MTLTFYKYQGTGNDFVMIDNRQNLFDKNNTKLVAFLCDRRFGIGADGLILLENHPSVDFKMVYYNADGNQSTMCGNGGRCIVAFAEFLQIVKHETTFEAIDGLHYAKLTDGLIHLQMKDVDTIEVFKQHQFLDTGSPHHVQFVEDLVNFDVKTEGSKIRYGQPYNKAGSNVNFVEKINEDTFALRTYERGVEDETLSCGTGATAVAIAMHETGQSTASTVNLNVQGGQLKVSFTKTENVYKNVMLIGPAKQVFKGEITC